DNA sequence from the Huiozyma naganishii CBS 8797 chromosome 10, complete genome genome:
GGCGCTCCATTGGTCTAGTGGAATACTTTTCTTCGTACTTCTTCCTTCCCTATTTGATCCAACAGGGAAAGGGCGTCACCGTTCATCTGCTTCTCTACAGAAGCATGTCCAGGGTACAACAGATACACAACCCAGCTAGTAACCCAGTCATACAATCCTCATTGTTCCTAGATGCTGGTTGTTGCTGCACGTATAttggctgctgctgctgaggAGGTTGTTGGTAATACTGAGGttgtggttgctgttggtaATATTGTGGCTGTTGTTGTACGGGAGCAGGTGCGTATCCCCTGTCGTACTGGGCACTTTGTGGGGGTGGTGCACTTGGACGAGCGTACTTGAGAGATGGGTTATCACGTTTCGCGAGAGATCAAAACTGTTAGTAACTTTCGATATCATCGCCGGGCTTATTCAATATAGGAGGAGGGTACAGATTTCCTCTACATTCGTTGAAAAGAGGGCTCCTATACATGATAAGACACGCAGGCTAATACACATACCTGTTGTTTATTGTCACCGTAATAATCGTTGGCAGACATGGCCCGGAAAGAGTCTTGGTTGACTTGTTTCCGATACGAAGGGCAGTTGTGATGGCCCAGTCCTCTGCTTATTTATTGATTTACGGACTCGAAATCTGAGAGTCTCGAGGAAAAAAACGGAAGAAGGCTGTTACCCGACTTTAACAGCGGTATAACCTCCTATTCGAGTGAGGCCACGGCATGAACGACGCCTCGGTGAAGTAGCACTCGTGATAGTATCCAACGGCATCATTCACGACTGTGGTTAAATAAACAGTATTATTGCAGTTCACCAATTGATAATTAATTTCATCAACTGGAGAGGATACGATAGCTTATATAAGACACATGCGATAAGTCTGTTTTATCTGACACAGTGTTGCGCCGCGTGCATTAGCAACGGATCCGTGGTTATTGGGGCCGTCCCCTTTTCTTCCAGAGTCTGTGATCAAAAATATGACGGCATTTGTGCTTGAACCGATCCCAGCGACCTGCGCATTCATAATCGTTGATCAACTCTCTGTCCTTCTCAGTAATTCTGGCTGCCTGCAACCAAAATCTCATAAAATCAGCCTGTTCGTTCCTTCTCGATTGCAAAATTAGGTTCTCCTTTCTAATATTAGGAGGGTCCATCCCCGTTTGCCTCTTGGGGGACCAGAATTCTGGATCAACAATAGCTTTCAAAAATGGCGATTTTGTTCGCCGACTCAATGCCAACAATTCCTTATATCTTTCCTCAGAGGTTTCGTAGTATatgttctccttcaaaagctGGCACCCTGTTGCCTCGTCAGGTTGCTCTGTGGTCCCGGATAGCGACACTTCATACATTTGATCTCCCTTCACTTCCCCGAATCTTTCACCTTGCGCGGCTACTTCGCTTAGATTTTTAGCGTTCTGCCGCTGTAGCGAATAATCAATATTCAAATGATGGAAACGTTCCGGCATTGCGTTCCGGTGGCTTGGTTCCATAATATATCGTACGATGGGTGCCCTTTGGCTTCGAAACTCTTCCTACACTTTTACCTCTATTTTCTGAGTGGTAACACTTtatttccattttttttgtgtgtgtgtgaaGAGGGTCCACTATTAAGTGGAAGCCAACGTGTGTGAAATAAGACTCAGGAAGAATATGAAATCATTAAAATAATAGAGAGCTGGTGTATAGTCTATCACAGATATTAATGTTGTTGCACGGATGAGTTCATAGTATTACACAGAGAGTTTactgttccagttctgACTTTAGAAGTATCTGTCCAAGTAGCTCCCGCTTGCCTTGTAACTAAAGCCCTTGAAAAGGTCATCTTTAGAATTCCTAGCCGGGATTTCCATTGTGTACCCATCATCGTATGACATCGAGGTGAATTCAGAGTCGAAATTCTCGGCCAATTCCCAGTCGGTAATTAGGGGAACAATTGGTCCCAGAGTAGTGTGCTGTAAGTCACCACTTTCCATCAACTTCCAATCAATCTTCCTGAATATAAAGTGTGACTGGTACTTCAGTTCTCTCTGTTTACcgactttcttcttcttgcccttgcCCTGTCTTGAATCTTCCCTTGTTTCTGCCCAGTATTTATCCACCTGCCATCTCTTAAGTTTatcctttttcaaaagcCAGTTCAACATGTCCTTCATACCTTCACTCAAGTAATACGGAATTTTAGGCCCATTTTTGTCCTTTTGAATCTTGTTTATTATGACTTTATGATTTGTACCCGTATAAGGTGGTTTCCCGACAAGCATATCGAAAAGAAGACACCCTAGGGAGTACCAATCACAGTTCTTGTTGTATGGTAGCCCCTGTAGGATCTCTGGAGCCGCGTACTCGGGGGTACCGATAATCGAGTGCAACGTGAAAACATCGTCGACTTGGTTAGACATATCGTTATCTTCCAGACTTTTCTTGCTCAGACCAAAATCTGTCAGAACCAAGTGCCCCCTGTCATTTAGCAGGCAATTCTCCGGTTTCAAGTCTCTATAAACTATCCCCTTGTCATGTAAGAATTTCAGCGCGCAACTGATTTCAGCCGCGTAAAAGGAGACAGTATCCTCATCTAGTGTACCATGCTCCTTAAGATGGAAGAAAAGTTCCCCCCCGGGGACGTACTGTAAAATAAGATACAATTTAGACACGTCGTGGAATGAATAAAACAACTTGACGATATTAGGGTGTTCTAACTCGGAAAGAATTGTCTTTTCTGCAAATGTCCGCTCgatatttttattatcCGGCTTATCCTCTTTGGCGTCGTCTTTGATCTCTTGTTCATTTATCAAGATTTCTGcctttttcaattgtttcatggcaaacagtttatttgatttttgaTCCTTCACCAATATAACTTTACCATAGGCTCCCTTCCCCAATACTCTTACAGGCTGGAAGTCTTGCAAATTCCTTGAGTTCGGGTCACCACTAGTATGGTTTGAAGTTGGAGATGAAGTGGTCACCCCCGTGTCTGAATGTGGAGATGCGTTAGTCTCATCTCCGTTTTTCGCCGATGAGATTGAAACTTTCCTTGTATGCATGGGTGAAAGTACAGAAAACTTGGCCACTGCCGATGGCCTTCTCTTCTCTGTATGCCTCGCGGAGGGCACATCGACATCCAAATAATCCTGTAGAGACTGTGGTGGCTCACTGATCATATCGTGACACTCGTCATTGGAAATAATCGTTTCCTCATTATCTGAAAAGGGAGACCTGGTGATAACAGGCTTCTCCAATTCcagatttttcaaatccTCATCCAACTCAAATATCATTGtttgaaattggagacCAGTGGGAAGCTAACGGGAACTGTTCCAGCTGTCTCAGAAGTTGAGTGCATGCTGCCTCTCTCTTCTTAACCTGAGAAGCATGCATAGAAAATCTTCtcgaaaacaaaaaggcGCGGTCACGTGCCGCAAATATAAACGGCGGACACTACATAAATCTGGTAATTTCTCGGTGGTGCCATAGACAGAAAACAAGTTCGTTTGTGGGCGACTACATTCAGAGGGCCTGGTCAAATAAAACCACAGAGCAGTCAATTCAACGATGCGGGACCAGCTAAACCCCCCACCCCGTACTAATCCAGCCAAGACACTTCCCTTCCCTGGCAACCACTTCCAAAGTATAAGCATCCTCCAACCACCACCCAGCAGCGTCTTCAAACACCCGTTCAGGACACTATGACTCCAGGGATCTACACCACTACTACTGTATTACGCTATACTACCATACTATACTGCAAACCCGCACACCACAGCAAAACCCGCGGTGTCATATTAGGGGTACCTTGACACCCACCCACACACCCACAATTTCCGCTTTGGGAAACTGTGTAAACAAAGCAGATAAAGTTGTTGTTcactttttgaaacttctgGAAGCGTTCTTGTTTATTATTAGTTGAATTATCGAAACAGGAGCAGAAGAACTGGTGTTGCCTCCAACTGTAGACTGTTCCAGTGTGTTGAAGAGGCTTCTCAGatatacatacacacacagGGTCCCGcttctttggaaaaggTCCGTAGCAGAGATGTCGCAGGATCCCTTAGAGGAGTTTTACATCCAGTTCCAgaaatttgttcaaaacaacCCAAATGTCATCTCAGCGGCCCGATCGGCTTCCCAGATTCCAGAGTCCGCGAAGGCAGTCATTGTGCTGTCGCCACTGTCCTTACAGCATGTTTTCTCCAGGGATTGGGTCTCCAATTCGTACAGGAAGACGATTGTAGAGAGACCGGAAAGGTTGCTTGCTGCATCCATGGGGGTCGCCGCTGCTATTACTATGTACCCAGCGCTTTTCACACTGAAGACTTCACATAATAGGGCTGGATCGCTGAATGCCCCTCATGTTTTGAAAGTCCATGGATCTCGTTGGCCAAGGGAAGTCTATAAACTGTGTAAAAGAGCGGATGAGAAATTGGCCAGGGGAGAGATTGAAGTCCCGAAAGAATGGAACGCGGGGGATATATACTTGAGCTCAGCAACATTAACTGCTTTGAGAGGTACCATAGGGGCTCTGGAGACAGGGGTCGATACAATATTCACGGGTGCGTCCCCTGAACACATAAGTAATAGAGTGTTTGTCGTGGTGAGACCACCGGGGCATCATTGTCATGTTACTGGACCCTCCGGCTTTTGCCTGCTGAACAATGCACATATTAGTATTGAATACGCAGCTGATACTTACGGAGTCACCCATGCGGCGATCCTTGATTTCGACTTACATCATGGAGACGGAACGCAGGATATATGTTGGAAACGTGCTGGGTTTAAACCAGATGGGGCCACCCGTGAGGAGAACGAGGAACCGTACGATGATTTTGGGAAAAGAACCGCTGCGTTCCCCAAAGTAGGGTATTTCTCAATGCACGATATAAATTCGTTCCCCACGGAATCAGGGTATGCCACTTCAGAAAATATTAGAAATGCATCCACATGTATCATGGATTCTCACGATCTGAATATATGGAACGTTCATTTAGCTCCATGGGCCACAGAGGAAGATTTTATGAAACTGTACAGATCCAAATATCGTACTCTATTCGCTAAGGCAGACGAGTACTTCAAAACAGCAAGATTAGAGATGCAGAAGCAGGGGACACCATTTAAGGGGCTCGTCGTCATAAGTGCTGGGTTTGACGCCTCAGAGTTCGAACAGACTTCTATGCAAAGGCACTCGGTGAACGTCCCCACGGAATTCTACACACTGTTCACTAAGGACGTTTTGAAACTCGCTCAAATGCATACCCAAGGTAAAGTACTTTCAGTGATGGAAGGTGGCTATTCCGATAAGGCAATAACCTCGGGAGTCTTTGCTCATTTGATCGGGCTGCAGAACCAAGACTGGATTAGAGAGTGGGGGTCAGAACAGGTGGTCAAAGAAATCGTCAGAGGTTGTAAACCAAACTGGAAACCTTACAAGACCAAGCGGGCCCAAGATGTTATCAGAATTTGGGCAGAGGAGGTGATTAGGCTTGGTCGCGCCATGATACCCGAGTTCAAGGAAACGCTGTTTCAAGAACCCTCCAATGGTGCAGCCACTTTACCACCAGGACAAAACACCATTGCACAAAGACTCACAAGAGCACAAGCCTCCTCCATACCGAAAGAGCAGATCCAGAAACCAGAAGTTGTACAGGCTAGTAACCCAGTCAGCCACAATGTTCCTTTCATCGAGCAAGATTTATCCAGTGAtaatgaggatgaggattACGAATATGATGAGGCGTTGAATCAATCATTCAACAGAACCGTTGAAGACATTACCATTGACGATATTTCAAGACACTTGGAAACTTTGGAGATTATCCAGAGtgaagacgaggaagaggaacaggCGCCGCCAAAACAAGGGACGTATAAGTACACCACTAAAGATCCACGCCACCCGAATAACAACGCTTATAAAGTACCATCCAACACCACTACTGAATACCTAAGACACACTCGTCGCCAAACAAAACCTAAACAGGAACCGCCCGCGTATGATGACAGCGACATATCTATGATATCTTATGTCTCGACTAGGAAACACACCACAAGAAGTGGAGAGAGCAAGTGGTAGATATTCTAAATAACACATGGAGTTTACGTTTCATAGTAATTGCATATCTGTATTTATAGCCCAAACACATTTACCAAAATAATTCAAGGTCTCAAGTATTGAGAAACTTCTTACTCCTTTTTTGTTCTCTTAAACATCATGATATAAAATAGTACACGGAATCACGAGTATCCAACATCTCTAGAGTTGAGGAATATGGACATCTACGTGCTCTCTTTCTTCGTCAGGAATGGGTTCCTCGCCCTTGAAAATACATTTGAAATCAACGATGAAAGGCTGCAGCATTGTTATTGGGACGTTCAACGTcggaagaaaaaacaatGCATAGGTTTCGCAGAttcatcttgttgaacttcttgttgtcGATAATCCTATTCAGTAGCTCGAAAAGTGCATACATCAACGAGATATTAGCATGTGGCAATTGGCCTTGTTGTATTAGTTTTTGATACTCAAAAGCTATTGCACGATCATTGGAATGATACTCGCTCacaatcttcttcaaagtcaagAACTGCTCGTCACCAAATATTAGATGGGGCAAATTTCTCAGatacaacttcaacaacccGCTAACCGTGTTCACCCCCAAGTAGGCatgttgttcctcttcctcatAATTGCACAGATCGACGTCATGATCTCTGTCAAATGTTTCTTGCAGAGTTTTTATCAGTGTGCTGGATCCACTCAATCTAAATATACCTTCCTCGCGTATGCCTTGATTCTTATACAGATATTCCAAGCATCGATAAACGACAGTCGGTATATCATACTCTCCTTGGTACAGGTGCGAGCTTAATTTTAAGCACGCATCTAAGGATGAACCAAAAACTACAGGCTGGTCGTACGATAACTCAATTTgagaactgttcaattccGCTGACTTTTGCGTCGTTAATGACTTACTGCTATCGGGAGTTAAAATGGTCACTGGTTCAAAATCACTCGGTGTGGTGCTGGGTGCACCTCCTTGCACGCCTGTTGAGTTTGACGAGatgttcagtttcttaaATGGAAACAAACTTCTCATCTTCAATCTTCTTATATCCCTTTCATCGGCTACATCTGGCTGCCTTGGCGAAGAGGCCACACTTGTGTGACTACTTGTCCGTCCCAATGGTTGCGTTGACTTTTGTTCTACTCTGAGCTCGTTGCTGCTATAATTTTGGTCAATAATGGAACTAGAATCCGTCTTAGACAGCGAGTTGGCGCCCTCGACGGAGTTCGGTTGTGAAGATTGATCCCCGTGGCTCATATTCGGGGAGTGTGCGTTCAAATATTGCAGCGACTGACCTGTTAGTTGGTTTAGGGCAGATAACCATGATTCACGCTCTTTAGCGGTTTCCAAACAAATGTAGTACTTAGAAATTGAGGATAATCCGCTCTTTTTGTGTTCATTAATCAAGAACCCATTCTTCGTCCCGTATCTATCTTCTGGAATGTTCGGTATTATTTCAATAGCGCAATGCTGTAATTTGATAACCTCCGCAatttgatctctttctAATAGTTGCAGAATACCATCATTCAGGATAGCATACCTTATTCTCCATCCAATATTATTGCTTAAGGCTTTCTTTGGTCTTCTCATAACCACAGTACCTTCCTTCGTGGTATCCCCAAGCATTGGTGGGTTCATGACAGTATCTGTACTCAAAAATTGGGCGATTTTTAATGACACGTTAGGCGGGAACGCAGGAACGCTGAATATACTAGCAAAGTACTCGTTCAGCAACTCCCTTCTCATAGCCACCTTCGCTGGTATGATTGCCTGGAATAGGCTGCGATCGGGTAAAGAAGGTAACGAGAGATTAGATATGTGGGATTTCATGTAGACGTCTAGTTCCCGTATTTTCTGGATAGACTTGGAGAATTTGAACATTTCCTTATCCGTCTTACGGTCTATTACGCTTATCAGTACGAGATGCTCGTCCCTGTCCAAATCATTCTCTTGGAATAAAGAGCTGACTATCTCTAGTTTTATCGTACCAAACTCATCTGGCTGTACAAATAGTGGGATTTCTGAGACCATACTAGCTACGTGAGATTGCACAGTCCCAGTACTGATGGAGCGTTGAGTGTCCGTCACAACATCGGGGTTAAAATCGTCTTGCACCTTTAATATCTgggaagaaacagatcTGGAACCTGCTGTTAATGTTGCTGGTACGGCGGGCAAGCTTGAATTCTTCATAGTAGGCTTCTTCAAACCATCCTCCATCTTTTCTGCCGCAACTTTGGTCTTGATGTGCAAATCCAAGGCTGACTCTAAGTATGCTTTATTGTTTAAGGTTGAGGGTAAAGTACTTTTCATAGCACTTGTATGCGAATcattcttgttcaacaagataGGAGACCCTAGCTCAGTGTTAGGAGGTGGAGTGGTTACTGTTGGTCGGGATGATTGCGTTATGCTCTTGTTGATGCTATTAATGGACAAGGAGTCTGAGGGGGGGTAATGTTCCCCTGATACATTCCTCACTGAATTTGTTCTTGCGGATAACGGCGAATTACCTGATTCGGAGGAGTCGTCTTTGGTTTGTAGAGGCATATTACGAGTATTGATAGGATGAGTGTAGTTTAGCGAATCTCCGCCAAATTTATCCCTTGGTGGAATATTTTCTGTGATCATTGTAGGTGAACAGTTGAAATCAGCTCTTGATTCAACAAAGgttttcttcaaaggtgATCGTATTTGGTTGTTTATCACGGAGGTCATTCTGTTTGGATTTTGAGGCGAGCGTGCTCGTTCCTGGACGGGGGACTGCGTTTTTTTTGGCGATTTGATTTGAATCCGTGAGGTCGTGTAAGTTACAGAAGCCGTTGGTTTGCCCGGACTCTCAGTACTGCCGCTATTACTTGGCGAGAGGATTGGGTCAATAAAGGGATTGTTGTTCAAGGCCCGCAAATTGACGTCATCACTCTTCAAAGGGCTTTTCGCATCGCTAGTAGACGTTTTTATGGTAGTCGCCGGGGACGGTGGGTTGTCAACCATACCACtaatcaacttttttcCTGGTAAACTAATGCGCGGAACCTCATTTGACTTACTATAACTCGATGCGGTAGAGCTTATTATGGACTGAGTATCACTATCCTTTCCACTCATCCTCCTTTCAGCAGAGCGTGGGGGTAGTATGaaatctttttttttctcaacTGGAGTCAAGTTTTCCTCTAGCAACGTTTCGATGGAagtgttgttgtgtttcttcagtAGTTCAATAACCTGcttcaaacttttcaactCCGCATCGTACTCATCCACCTGCAATTTCAGTTTGACGTTTTCTTTAAACAGTTCATCGTAAGTAGGTCTGTTGCTTGCACTCTCTGTATTCTTTTCGATGTACTCTATCGATTTATCCCGCTCAGAGATATGGTTATTGTATTGTTTGAGCAAGTCTAGTGTTTTGGTTCCAATCGGACTCTCCATGATTGTCAAACGTAAGATagttctcttttttttgtcagTAATTGTGGAACTCTTCTTGTCTGTAACAGTAGCAACTTCCGTTCTCACTTCTCCCCAAAGTCACTCTTCTCCAAAAGAAATATCTAGAGcttgaaaaaatagaaaGCGGTAAACTTGCTCTCAATCAGCCTCTGCTTTGTTTAAAGTAAGAAGATCTTCCGACCTGATTCGAAAAAAATACCCAAACAGCTTGATACAGAGCTACTTCCTTAACCTTCGTTGCATGGTACTACACAATGTACGGTACAATTACTATTatctaatttttttccttttcttcaatttaAGAAATGCTCAGTTGCTCAGGCACGTGACGCGATACGCGTCTCACACAGACGAGTCGGTGAGCTCAGGGCTACAACACGTTTCACGACTACGCTATCTACAAGATGTAATTGGTTTGAAGCGCTATATATCCTTTAACAAGGCTTCTACAACCTCTTTAACGTACATGTGAGAAACTATGTGTTTCTCTAGATGGTCGTCTCGCTGAGGAATATGATCCCAGTCGAACTTTGACTTATTCCTTTCGTGTTCTTGAATCCATGCGGGTTCCCCATCTTCACACCATCTCTTGCCCCTCACCTCTATCTCGACTCTAGGCCACGACTTGGACCCGATAATTATACACAGAGGGATCCCCAGTGCGTGTGAAGTTTGGATCTTTGAGCCAAGACCTGAAGAATTGCTAAAATCTTGCATAATGTCATCCCGGAGCGACTTTGACTGTGATAGATTTTCAACAACTTTCAAGACCCTCTCGTCCGTCCCGTTCTCAACAGAGCAGACGGAGAGCAAGTATGGCGATATCGGACTTGGCCATCTGATACCTTGTTCGTCCCTGGTTACCTCTGCGATAGCGCCGATGATTCGCGTGACGCCAATACCGTAACACCCCATCTCTACTAGTTTGTCGCTTTGATTGTCCTTATCCTTGAACTTGAGGTTCATAAGTTCTGAATACTTTGTTCCTAGCACAAAAGTGTGGCCGACCTCGATGCTTCGTGTCGCAGTCAGTGCCCCCTCTTCGCAGGAACCGCATTTCTCCCCATCCACGGCGTTGACAATGGAGAGCCCCTCCAATTGTCCAAAGTTGTTTTTCAGATAGTTCTTCAGTGGGAAGTCTGGGAAGTTTGATCTCGAATTGATTCTACAATCCATGACGCGGAgaacttttgaaaacaTGATATCCTCGTTACTCCTCTCCTGGAATATTTCCAAAACTCTAGCATTGCTGTAATCACGTAGCTTCTTATCGACGTCACCGTCCACTGCCTTCACCGCGTTGTTCCAGTTGATTTGTCTGTCAGCAGGGAAATAAAAACAGATCAAAGTGGAATGGTCTGCAGTTAGTGCATATTTAACATTAACGTCCCCTGACATTGCGCCCTCCTCTAAAGGGGAGGACTCGGCCATCTCCTCATTGAACACGTTCTTACAATGCGAGCAACTGAAGATGGTATCCTCTCCTGATTCATGGACCAAATGGTACTCCTTGCTGATGTCACCCCCCATATCACCATTATCCGCCCATGCTTTGACGTACGGTActttcaattctttgaatatcAAGTCATAAGCCCTGTTTGTTTCGTTGAACACTTGTAAGGATTCCTCCGCAGTAGAGGCAAACGAGTACGCATCCATCATGAGGAACTCTTTCCCGCGAAGCAACCCGCCGCGGGGTCTTCTCTCGTCCCTGTATTTCCTGCTGGTTTGGTAAACGACGCAGGGCATATTTTTGTAACTGTCGATGTGGCCCCTCATCAATTCCGTGACGTCCTCCTCGCAAGTCGCCACGAGACAGAACTCCGCACTCTTGCTATCCTTcagtttgaacagttccgTGTTGGACCATCTTTCAGTGCGAGACCACAGGGACTTCGACGATAGCGTACTCAGGGATAACTTTTGTGCCTTAAGGTTCTTCTGTAGGTGCGTGTCTAATATGCCTGTTATCTTGTTGAGAATTCGCAGGGAGAGCGGGAGGTAATGGAACAGTCCGCTCTGGGTTTTCTGGACGAAATTTAATCTTTGCAGAAGCTCCGGAGTTGAGAGGGTTGCTATGGCTTGTTTACTTAAAAATTTCTGCTGGAAGGGATTCCTTAATTGAATTATTGGCTTCATCTCGGCCCAGGGGAAGCGGGGGAGGACAACGCCAAACCGTTGTGTTGATGGCTGCGCTTGCAGATTTTCTTCGCTTCCTAGcaaaggaaagaaaataaatGATGGAAGAACGTTATAAAAAATTTGTATTTTTATctatgtatatataaaagAACTTAATgattctttcttttcctgtTCGTTAGAAAGAGAGTCCACTGATGATATTTTAATCCTTATCAAGCAGTTTAATCCTTCTTGGCGTTGATGGCAGCAGTCAATTGACCTTGCTTGATCAAAGATTCTGGAGCGTCCATGACTGGCAACATGACTTCGATCAATCTGATTCTGGagttcttgttgaactccTTGTCCTGGGTCAACTTGTTCCATTCACCGACAGTGGCGATTCTGACGGCTTCGTAGTCCTTGGCACCGAAAGTTGGCAACAATTGCAAGTGTTCCCAAGATTGAATCTCGTTGTATTGGGCAGTTGGACCGTGAATCAACTTCTCGATGGTGTaaccgttgttgttcaagatgAACAAGTATGGCTTCAAGTTCCACTTGATACAGGTGGAGATTTCTTGAACGgtcaattgcaaagaaCCGTCACcaatgaacaagatgaCTCTTCTGTTAGGGTCGATCTCCTCAGCGGCAAAAGCAGCACCTAGAACGGCACCACCGGTGAAACCAATGGACCCCCATAGAACTTGGGAGATACCGACGGTGTTCTTTGGGAAAGTGGTACCGTTGATACCGAAAGCGGAGGTACCGGTTTCAGTGATGACGATGTCACCTTCTTGTAGGAAGTTACCTAGTTCCTTCCACATCCATTCTTGCTTCAATGGGGTGGATGGGTCGACAGCGGCGTTGGCTGGGGCTCTAGCTGGGACGGCAACTGGGGAGTAGTTGGCGATGACTGGCTTGATTTGAGTGATCAACTTTTGTAGGATAGACTTCATTTGCATGTCTGGGAACAAAGCGTTTCTGATCTTGATGTGGTCGGAGTGGAACTCGACGATGTTCTTGGTCTGGTAAGAGTAAGAGAAGGAACCCGTGTTGAAATCGGACAATAGGGCACCGACGGATAGAACCAAGTCAGCGGACTCGACGGCCTTCTTGACAGCTGGGCTGGACAAGGTACCGACGTAGATACCACCGTATCTTGGGTGGGTCTCGTCGATGGAGCCCTTACCCATTGGGGTGACGAAAGCTGGGAATTGAGTGGCGTCAATCAATTGTTGAGTTTCCTTCTTGACGTCGTGTCTGGAGGCACAGGCATCGGCCAAGATGATTGGGTTCTTAGCCTTGGAGACCAAGTCCAAGA
Encoded proteins:
- the KNAG0J01280 gene encoding uncharacterized protein, giving the protein MEPSHRNAMPERFHHLNIDYSLQRQNAKNLSEVAAQGERFGEVKGDQMYEVSLSGTTEQPDEATGCQLLKENIYYETSEERYKELLALSRRTKSPFLKAIVDPEFWSPKRQTGMDPPNIRKENLILQSRRNEQADFMRFWLQAARITEKDRELINDYECAGRWDRFKHKCRHIFDHRLWKKRGRPQ
- the YPK3 gene encoding putative protein kinase YPK3 (similar to Saccharomyces cerevisiae YBR028C; ancestral locus Anc_3.229), whose translation is MIFELDEDLKNLELEKPVITRSPFSDNEETIISNDECHDMISEPPQSLQDYLDVDVPSARHTEKRRPSAVAKFSVLSPMHTRKVSISSAKNGDETNASPHSDTGVTTSSPTSNHTSGDPNSRNLQDFQPVRVLGKGAYGKVILVKDQKSNKLFAMKQLKKAEILINEQEIKDDAKEDKPDNKNIERTFAEKTILSELEHPNIVKLFYSFHDVSKLYLILQYVPGGELFFHLKEHGTLDEDTVSFYAAEISCALKFLHDKGIVYRDLKPENCLLNDRGHLVLTDFGLSKKSLEDNDMSNQVDDVFTLHSIIGTPEYAAPEILQGLPYNKNCDWYSLGCLLFDMLVGKPPYTGTNHKVIINKIQKDKNGPKIPYYLSEGMKDMLNWLLKKDKLKRWQVDKYWAETREDSRQGKGKKKKVGKQRELKYQSHFIFRKIDWKLMESGDLQHTTLGPIVPLITDWELAENFDSEFTSMSYDDGYTMEIPARNSKDDLFKGFSYKASGSYLDRYF
- the HOS3 gene encoding histone deacetylase (similar to Saccharomyces cerevisiae HOS3 (YPL116W); ancestral locus Anc_8.607), with protein sequence MSQDPLEEFYIQFQKFVQNNPNVISAARSASQIPESAKAVIVLSPLSLQHVFSRDWVSNSYRKTIVERPERLLAASMGVAAAITMYPALFTLKTSHNRAGSLNAPHVLKVHGSRWPREVYKLCKRADEKLARGEIEVPKEWNAGDIYLSSATLTALRGTIGALETGVDTIFTGASPEHISNRVFVVVRPPGHHCHVTGPSGFCLLNNAHISIEYAADTYGVTHAAILDFDLHHGDGTQDICWKRAGFKPDGATREENEEPYDDFGKRTAAFPKVGYFSMHDINSFPTESGYATSENIRNASTCIMDSHDLNIWNVHLAPWATEEDFMKLYRSKYRTLFAKADEYFKTARLEMQKQGTPFKGLVVISAGFDASEFEQTSMQRHSVNVPTEFYTLFTKDVLKLAQMHTQGKVLSVMEGGYSDKAITSGVFAHLIGLQNQDWIREWGSEQVVKEIVRGCKPNWKPYKTKRAQDVIRIWAEEVIRLGRAMIPEFKETLFQEPSNGAATLPPGQNTIAQRLTRAQASSIPKEQIQKPEVVQASNPVSHNVPFIEQDLSSDNEDEDYEYDEALNQSFNRTVEDITIDDISRHLETLEIIQSEDEEEEQAPPKQGTYKYTTKDPRHPNNNAYKVPSNTTTEYLRHTRRQTKPKQEPPAYDDSDISMISYVSTRKHTTRSGESKW
- the BEM3 gene encoding GTPase-activating protein BEM3 (similar to Saccharomyces cerevisiae BEM3 (YPL115C); ancestral locus Anc_8.605), whose product is MESPIGTKTLDLLKQYNNHISERDKSIEYIEKNTESASNRPTYDELFKENVKLKLQVDEYDAELKSLKQVIELLKKHNNTSIETLLEENLTPVEKKKDFILPPRSAERRMSGKDSDTQSIISSTASSYSKSNEVPRISLPGKKLISGMVDNPPSPATTIKTSTSDAKSPLKSDDVNLRALNNNPFIDPILSPSNSGSTESPGKPTASVTYTTSRIQIKSPKKTQSPVQERARSPQNPNRMTSVINNQIRSPLKKTFVESRADFNCSPTMITENIPPRDKFGGDSLNYTHPINTRNMPLQTKDDSSESGNSPLSARTNSVRNVSGEHYPPSDSLSINSINKSITQSSRPTVTTPPPNTELGSPILLNKNDSHTSAMKSTLPSTLNNKAYLESALDLHIKTKVAAEKMEDGLKKPTMKNSSLPAVPATLTAGSRSVSSQILKVQDDFNPDVVTDTQRSISTGTVQSHVASMVSEIPLFVQPDEFGTIKLEIVSSLFQENDLDRDEHLVLISVIDRKTDKEMFKFSKSIQKIRELDVYMKSHISNLSLPSLPDRSLFQAIIPAKVAMRRELLNEYFASIFSVPAFPPNVSLKIAQFLSTDTVMNPPMLGDTTKEGTVVMRRPKKALSNNIGWRIRYAILNDGILQLLERDQIAEVIKLQHCAIEIIPNIPEDRYGTKNGFLINEHKKSGLSSISKYYICLETAKERESWLSALNQLTGQSLQYLNAHSPNMSHGDQSSQPNSVEGANSLSKTDSSSIIDQNYSSNELRVEQKSTQPLGRTSSHTSVASSPRQPDVADERDIRRLKMRSLFPFKKLNISSNSTGVQGGAPSTTPSDFEPVTILTPDSSKSLTTQKSAELNSSQIELSYDQPVVFGSSLDACLKLSSHLYQGEYDIPTVVYRCLEYLYKNQGIREEGIFRLSGSSTLIKTLQETFDRDHDVDLCNYEEEEQHAYLGVNTVSGLLKLYLRNLPHLIFGDEQFLTLKKIVSEYHSNDRAIAFEYQKLIQQGQLPHANISLMYALFELLNRIIDNKKFNKMNLRNLCIVFSSDVERPNNNAAAFHR